The DNA segment GATGCCGAGCTCTCACATCTCCTTTTGACCGCCCCCAAAGCTGACCATTCTCCATCCGTTGAATGGTAAACCTTGTCTTcgtctctctctctgctttcctGCGCCAGCGAGCCGCTGCCCAACGTTTCCACGACTCCAGAAGGTCATCCTTTAAGACTTCGATCATTCCGCCCGCTGTCCCGAACGCGGCTGCTTTTGCCGTTGCCAATTCcagcccgatttcttctcgaatcGCAGTCTCCAAATACTTCAATCCCTCTGCCGTGTCAAATCTGGAAACCTGGCTATAAAATCCCGCGTCGCTATTGCATGGCTGGTAAAACCATGCAGAGCAATTCTGCTGTGGCGGGCATAGCAATGTGACGTTGTTTCTACGGTGAGCCAATCGCGAATTGTAGTACCATCGACAACCCAAGCCGTACTACCGCAGTGACGACGCACAAGAGCAGATGGATCGATTGATGGAGTACTACTGGCTAGGCTATGATCGCCTCGGGGATGCGCTCCGCCGGGCCCTCGTGGTTTCCGGCCCTTACCTCCTGTGCTCGGTCGCCTTCTTCCTGCTGTGGGAGCAGCTATCCTACCTCCGCAAGAAGGGCTCGCTCCCGGGGCCTCACTTTGTCGTTCCCTTCCTCGGCAGCGCCATTCCCATGATCATGAACCCGACGCAGTTCTGGGAGCGGCAGGCGGCACTCGCCCGCGATTCCGGACTTGGCGTCTCCGCCAACTTCCTCGTCGGCCGCTTCATCGTATTCGTCCGCTCCACCGAGCTCTCCCACAAGGTGTTCGCCAACGTCCGCCCCGACGCCTTCCACCTCATCGGCCACCCCTTTGGCAAGAAGCTCTTCGGCGAGCACAACCTCATCTACATGTTCGACCAGCGGCATAAGGACCTCCGCCGACGCATCGCCCCCAACTTCACCCCCCGCGCCCTCTCCACCTACATCGACATCCAGCAGGGCGTCATCCTCGCCCACCTACACAAGTGGCTGGCCCTGGCCGCTTCTTCTCCTAAACCCATCGCGCTCCGGCTCCTTTGCAGGGACCTCAACCTCGAGACTTCACAGACCGTCTTCGCGGGGCCGCACCTCACTCCCGCCGCGCGCGAACAGTTCAACCGGGACTACAACCTCTTCAACGTGGGCCTCATGGCCATCCCATTTGACCTCCCAGGGTTCGCCTTCCGGCGGGCACGGCTGGCCGTCTCCCGCCTGATCCGTACCCTCTCCGGCTGCGTCGCCAGGAGCAAAGAGCGCATGCACGGCGGCGGCCAGCCGTGCTGCCTCGTCGACTTCTGGATGCAGGACACCTTGCGCGAGATCGcagaggcggaggcggcgggcgTTCCTCCGCCGCCTGAGACGGGGGACGCTGAGATCGGAGGTCACCTGTTCGACTTCCTCTTCGCGGCGCAGGACGCTTCCACCTCCTCCCTTCTGTGGGCGGTGGCGATGCTGGACGCCCACCCGGAGGTGCTCGCGCGGGTGCGGGCGGAGGTGGCGGCGCTATGGATGCCGGAGTCGGGCCGGGCCATCACGGCGGAGCAGGTGCGCGAAATGCGGTACACGGAGGCGGTGGCACGGGAGGTGGTGCGGTACCGGCCGCCGGCGACGATGGTGCCTCACATTGCCGGGGAGTCGTTCCCGCTGACGGAGTGGTACACGGTGCCCAAGGGGGCGATCGTGTTCCCGTCGGCGTACGAGTCGTCGTTCCAGGGGTTCACGGAGCCGGACCGGTTCGACCCGGACCGGTTCTCGGAGGAGCGGGCGGAGGACCGGGTCCACAAGCGCCACTTCCTGGCCTTCGGAGCGGGGGCGCACCAGTGCGTGGGCCAGCGCTACGCCATTAACCACCTCGTCCTCTTCATAGCGCTCTTCGCGTCGCTGGTGGACTTCAAACGCCACCACACGGACGGCTGCGACGAGATCGCGTACGTGCCAACCATCGTGCCCAAGGACGATTGCACCGTCTACCTCTCCAGGCGGCTCGCTTCCTCGTGATCTCATCCGAGGCCCGAGCTGGGCCCGGGTGGGTGCTACCCGTTTCTTACTCCAGTGTGGTGTGTCCAAAGTGGGATACGGTCCATTTATTCCCtggtcctcctcttcttcttcttcctggtgAACAGTGGAGGAATGCGTCCGGCATTGTTGGGGGTCTGGTAATTTGGATAATGGAAGGTGCGGAACAAGAGGTGGTGAATACTGTGTGTCGTCGGTCTCCTCGGTCCTGGTCATCTGGTTTGGTGGGTCTATTAGCTTCCATATGCGTGTGTGCCACAGTACATGAAGGATTCCTGTGTACCAAGATTTCTTATTGTTGCATATCTGGAAGGTTGAGGTACGCTATTTCATCCCAGGAAACTCGATGCATCTCTTTGGGAGTTCCTGTGTGCTTAACGGAGTGACGTGATCCACCGTTCCGTAGTTGCACTTTCCCTAATGTCCCTGAGCATACTGCTCGTATCGGGCGatacgtactggtccgacagATTATCGATACGCGGATCGTTTGGTACTgttgcagtgctacagtattatactgtagcactgctacagtatgaaaaagtataaaattattcggtatacCTGGATGTACCGTTCGGTACATCCTGATGTATCGCCcgatacaccggtaccataccgagTCCGGAtcatcgatacggtacggtacgatgAACCTTGGTCCAAACCAAACATTTCGATCTTGCTCTTCGACTCTAAATTAGATTACCTGCAGATAGCTAACCCCGGTTATTCAGGCTTTGGTTTGCGGATTAGGCCGCCACCTATTCATGCCCACATCAGCGAAGCTTTGTGCACTTGGCATTGATCGAGTGGCAGAAATCTCAGTTGTCTTTGTCGAGAACAGATGTCATATATTTCCTCCACAAACCACAGCCATGACAAGGATGTTTAGAGCATTTTTGCGTTGTTTAGAATCGTGTACATGTATAGAATAACCTTTGCAAACGTGTGATAGTCAAATACAGAATAGTGAATGCCCTTTCGAAGCCCCAAGAGGCACCACCAGGCCCTGCCTACACCATCGGCAGAGGCTGAGGGCCGGGATCTCTGCGCAATTCCACCTTCTCGGCTGGCGCCGGTGGCTTGGCTTCGGCCCGGCACAGCGGGCACAGCGAGTGTGAGTGCAACCACATGTCGATGCACTCGACGTGGAAGGCATGTCTGCAGCCGGGCAGCAGCCTCACCATCTCCCCTTCCATCACCGGATTCAAGCAGACCGCACAGTGGGTCGTGGGGCAGGTGTCTTTGCAATCCACATGGTGTGCGAAGGCCGGCAGCGCGTCGATGGCCAACTGGCTGAGACCGGCATCGAGAGGCTCGTCGCGTGTCGCAGCTCCGCCGGCGGACATGGCAAGAGCAGCCTGCGGCGGCCGATCGGCGCGGTTGCGGTGGCGACGGCATCTGCTGCATATGAGGCAGTAGAGGACGCAGACGATCATGCAGAGGCTGAAGATGATGCTGCCGCTGTTGTCTCGCAGGAACATCCCGGTGTTGGACATGCTGAATTAAGCACTGTGGAGATGGTGGAGATTAATGGAAAAACGATCCATTCCTGGCCAAATAAATCTTGAGAATTTATATTGCCCAGTTGATCCGGACACTATCAATATTCTCCCCACCGTTGACTTTGTTTTGACAACATCTAATGGGATCCTGGTGAGAAGAATTTACGGTAAAGGCTTAATGTTTTTATcgaaatataatataaatttatacaGATTTaaggaatattttttttaattatacacTTAAATAAGGTATATTCTGATTATTTATTCTCAAATCATAAATTGATTGAAGATTAAAATATATAAGGGatgtaaaattatcattttatatttatctttgtcataatatttTATTGTGCCCCAATAAAATTAAGCTTCAGTTAAGAATATTCATCTTGAAATGATATAATTGTAATACTCTATGAGCGAGAGGCTTTATAAGTAAGTCAACTAGTTGGTAATATAGTTAACATCTGATAATTTGATATTTGAAAAtggatgataatatattttatatgagaGTAACaccaacattatcataatatattataggagtggatGAGGAAGTGTTACTAAATCCATGCAGTAGATTGGTGGCCTAATTGAGTTATGCAGTGGTAAAGATGATGGCTTAGTATTTAGCTTTAGTGATAGATTTTGTCATTGTGTTTTATTTCTTAAAACTCCAATTGATCAAGTTTCTTCTAAGAAAAATGATGTAAGCTGATATAGATATTCTATCATTAGTATTATTTACCCAATTAGTATCGACGAAGGTATAGATGTGAAAGGATGAGTGTTTATAAAGAAAAAGTCCATGATAGAATTCTTTTAAGAGATCACAAAATACATTTTAGTGCAAACTAATGTACAATAGAGGGACGATGCATGAATTATGATTATTTGTTGACTGCAAATGAAATGTTTGGATGTATAAGAGCTAAATACTATAAGGTACTAAGTACTTGTCGGTAATGTGTACGATCCATAGTAGGACTGTCATCGTATAACTTGAGTAActcaacgagagagagagagtggggcgACAACTTCTTTGGCATTTTTGTATATTCATCTTTGATAATATATCTGGAATGTACTTCTTTAAAGATGAGAAAAGTTTAGAAAATATAAACGTTGCTTCCACTCCTAAAAAAATGACTTAAGTCCTTAGGACTTCGATGAAAACTTGATTGACTAATTATTTAAGAAATTATTTGATCTCTATAGAATTATTTTTTGGGATAATAAAAtcattcatataaatcaatagaTATATAGTATATCCCTTTTGTTATTGTAGGAATAAGGAGTTGACAAATTTAGAGTTGACAAGGTCAATTAACATAAAAAATGGGCTAAGTTGGATTTACAAATGCTCTTGGAGCTTAACAATATCCATAAATAAATTTTCATAGTTTACAAATATTATTTAGATATTGAGAGATGAAGCCAAAGGGTTATTATATAAAGGcatcttataaaaaaaatatttttaacatctAGTTGGCATATATACCAACCTTGAGTGATAGTAAACTTAACATGAGTCAAATTATTATCAGTTTAACAATTGAACTAAATGTCCTTCTGAAATAAAAGCCTAATTATTGGTGAAATCCTTTGACCACTAGATGTGCTTGGCCATATATCTATCTACGTTTCGTTTAATTCAAAAGACTCATTTATatttgatgatattttgtgtaagGTGAGATAAGGTAAGAGTCAATGTGATATCATGGAGTAGGGCATTATATTCTTAACATATGACTTTGCGCTAGTATAGTGATTTTTGGATTTGAGTGATACTTATAGGTTTAGTAGGATCAAGTGGAGATGTTATGGTAGTGTGAAGATCAAAGATTTAGCATAATTTGAAGATGTCATTTTTGAGTATATTATCGTATGATGTTTAGTTTCAATGATATTATTGGGTTATGTTGATGGTATGAGAATTGGTGAAGACTTACTTATATGTACCTTATCAAGCTAATATACTTTGGTGTCATTTGGTcgagaaaaaaataaagacattATTTATGATGCCGAGAGTATTGATTTATCTAGCATTACAAAGTGAGTTGAGGGAGAGATAAATGAGGAAGTTGTAGAAGGGGTTTGAGGTCTACTCATATGTATCTAGTGATACATGATTATTGTAGTAACTCACATTACCAAAGGAGcaaaattttgaaaagaaaaagtgATCTCAACAAAAATAACATTACGTGCTATAAAAATATTTGAAGTTTGAAAATCAAAGCGCCCAAAGCATTATTATCAATGGGGTACCTAATGAAGATTATTTTAATCTTGGTCTTAACTTATGAAAATCATGAGGGCATAACATAAATAACTAAATGCTTTAAGTTTTTAAAGGTTTATGATTTTATAAAAGTCTTTTAAATAGTGATTAGCATTATAGAATTAGGATGAATAATTAATGAGTCAGATTATAgtttaaataattattaattaaaaagttaGTGACATGAAGGCTTAGTGCAAGAGGGCAAGATTAGTTTCAATTATATGTTGGTGCTTTTATTCGACAAAATCAATTAGTTGAGATTTATATAGTAGTGACTTAAGATGTTGTATCCCACATGATGATAGATAAGTTGTTGAGTTTGATATTACTTTTTCATTAGAGTAAATTATTTTAATGGTACATTGAAAGAAATTTCCAATCATCTTTCTAAAATTAGTAAAAACTATAGTAACttcataatttatatttgataGAATAGAGTCATATAATTTTAGTGAAGtaatatatgaaaataatataaaatctaaaattattaaagaaagtGATTGATGTAGGACCTTAGATGTTAGTGTAAATGATTTTAAGTGGTTAgtgcaaaatatgaaaaatatttcaaaagatagtttgtaacttttattactaagataaGTATCAAGTAGCATTCCTATTTGATTTGAAAGTTAGAAGGGAGTAACAAAAAATTAGCTATTGTTGAATGGAGGATGACAGATAACCAAAATAATAATATCACACATCGATTGAAGCACTAACTAAAGCAAGAACGATTAGTTGGAAGATTTGTGAAGCTGATGACTGCTCATATATGTTGTCTTTATTCTGGCCTCGGGCTAAAGATGTTATCATTAttagatttttaaaaaataaattatgaaagaaCTCAATAAAAGTGTTATTTAGTTTACTGTATTAAAAGATGAAAGTAAGATTCGGTGCATATAAAACATCATTGAGTTTAAAAGTATttatttgaattaaatattatagaATCAGTATAAGTGATAGAGATTCCATTATCATTATCAATGATGAAGTCTTCATTGTCTCCATAGTTGATATGATTGGATAAATTCTATATATCATAAGTAATATGATAGAAAGCACCATAGTCAATAATCTAATTGCTTGAATGAGCAATTAAAGTGATCATGATGTTTGCTTTAGGCTAGTTGGGTGTGATAGTTGCTTGGGTTGAAATCGataaatttttattatgtatCCAATTTTATCACAGATAAATttttgttgattattattattaagacatTAAGACTACTGATAGTTGTAATGATTATTGTTGAAGTTATTTCTTGAGTTGTTTAGTTGAAATTTCTATAATAGTTGGAGAGTTGATAATATAACGGAGGATGCTAGCTTTATATGTTATCCATGTGTATAGAATAATGTTGTCATGTGTCCAGAATAATAACGAGTGTGTTACCCATGTGGACGCTGCGTAGAATAACATCACTAAATCATGTAGACAGATGCTAATGAGCAAAAAGGAGGAAGTTGTGATGTCGTCAATAGAAAGGGAGGAATAGATGATGCTATGATATGATCTAATACACGATGAAGGAGAAGAGATATGAGCAAATCATCGGCTTAGATCAACATTGTATATTGTTGAGGTAGCATTGTATTGATAAATACGCTATGGTGGGAGAAGACTATCGATGGAGAGCCACTTGCCGAGGAAGAAGTAGAAACACCCGTGTAGGATCAGTGATATAACAAAATTAAAATCCAGATTAGTAGAGAAAGAGATATTGCTATTGTTGAACAACGAGGAAGGAAAAAATCTTGCACAAAGGAGCTTTGATATCATGAAGAATTTGTCGTAAAGGTTTGATGATTTCATTTATTGaggtaatatatatttatatacatttaaGGATGAGATTTTTCtcaatcatacatatatattctaATAATTGATTatcaaatcatagattgattgagGATCAAAGcatataagaaatataaatttatcatttcatatttatctttatcatgatcttattaTTAATTGAAATGTTCTCTtgttatatataaaatatctttataaatatttatgatatttcatTTCTTTAAGTTTGGTGTTGGAAAATAAATTACCATTTTATAATTGAAAAGAAGTTCTATACATATATGCTTAAAAATAATGCTCAAAAAGAGAAATTAAACGTGAAAGAAAATATATAGTTTTAAGGATCTttcaatgattatgaagatttggcccatataataatttttattttatgtttccattttattttttttattttaatccattaaatttattataattattaaaaaaatataaattactaagtaCGAAATTCAAATCAAAACCTAGCGAAaaactattaaaatattttaccgtCTAAGTGAGTTGAGACTTCAAAACAATCCTTACTTATGAAACAGTAATTAGTTTATAAAATATTAAGAATAAGAATCAAAATAACAAAGA comes from the Musa acuminata AAA Group cultivar baxijiao chromosome BXJ2-8, Cavendish_Baxijiao_AAA, whole genome shotgun sequence genome and includes:
- the LOC103995072 gene encoding cytochrome P450 710A11, with the translated sequence MDRLMEYYWLGYDRLGDALRRALVVSGPYLLCSVAFFLLWEQLSYLRKKGSLPGPHFVVPFLGSAIPMIMNPTQFWERQAALARDSGLGVSANFLVGRFIVFVRSTELSHKVFANVRPDAFHLIGHPFGKKLFGEHNLIYMFDQRHKDLRRRIAPNFTPRALSTYIDIQQGVILAHLHKWLALAASSPKPIALRLLCRDLNLETSQTVFAGPHLTPAAREQFNRDYNLFNVGLMAIPFDLPGFAFRRARLAVSRLIRTLSGCVARSKERMHGGGQPCCLVDFWMQDTLREIAEAEAAGVPPPPETGDAEIGGHLFDFLFAAQDASTSSLLWAVAMLDAHPEVLARVRAEVAALWMPESGRAITAEQVREMRYTEAVAREVVRYRPPATMVPHIAGESFPLTEWYTVPKGAIVFPSAYESSFQGFTEPDRFDPDRFSEERAEDRVHKRHFLAFGAGAHQCVGQRYAINHLVLFIALFASLVDFKRHHTDGCDEIAYVPTIVPKDDCTVYLSRRLASS
- the LOC135620408 gene encoding RING-H2 finger protein ATL39-like; this translates as MSNTGMFLRDNSGSIIFSLCMIVCVLYCLICSRCRRHRNRADRPPQAALAMSAGGAATRDEPLDAGLSQLAIDALPAFAHHVDCKDTCPTTHCAVCLNPVMEGEMVRLLPGCRHAFHVECIDMWLHSHSLCPLCRAEAKPPAPAEKVELRRDPGPQPLPMV